A window of Desulfuromonas soudanensis genomic DNA:
CCATCACCAGACCGCCGCTCCGGTTTATCCCCTGAAGTCGAGAAAGGAGATGCTCGAGGGCGCCCGACGGGCGGAGATCGAGGGGTCCCATTGCTACGGCATTGTCACCAGCGGGACCCGGATCTCCAGCAACGAGGAGATGGCGACCATTCTGGAGGCGATTGCCGAGATCAGGGCCACCACGAGCATCGAACCGTCGGCTTCCCTGGGGATCCTCGACGAACCGACCGCCCGGGCCCTGGCCGGCGCCGGTTGCGCGACCTATCACCACAACCTGGAGACGGCACGCTCGTTTTTCCCGAACATATGCAACACCCACGACTACGAAGACGATGTCCGAACGGTCCGGCTTGCCAGGAAGGCCGGGATGAAGGTCTGCTGCGGCGGGATCTTCGGTCTCGGCGAATCGCTGGAGCAACGGGTGGAATTGGCCCTTACCGTTCGCGATCTCGATGTCGACTCGGTCCCTTTGAATTTTCTCAATCCCGTCGCCGGCACCCCCCTGCAGGACATGAACGACCTTGCTCCTCTCGATTGTCTTCGCATCATCGCCCTCTTCCGCTACCTCCTCCCGGAAAAGCGGATCAGCGTCTGCGGCGGCCGAGAGAAGAACCTGCGCGATTT
This region includes:
- the bioB gene encoding biotin synthase BioB → MNKLATNLADRVLGGETPTPEEALAILQARGSDLTLFLAGAHRIRENFFGSRIELCSIISAKSGRCAENCAFCAQSSHHQTAAPVYPLKSRKEMLEGARRAEIEGSHCYGIVTSGTRISSNEEMATILEAIAEIRATTSIEPSASLGILDEPTARALAGAGCATYHHNLETARSFFPNICNTHDYEDDVRTVRLARKAGMKVCCGGIFGLGESLEQRVELALTVRDLDVDSVPLNFLNPVAGTPLQDMNDLAPLDCLRIIALFRYLLPEKRISVCGGREKNLRDFQSWIFMAGASGTMIGNYLTTTGRDRQADLQMFSDGEVVIDACC